The following are encoded together in the Lactuca sativa cultivar Salinas chromosome 1, Lsat_Salinas_v11, whole genome shotgun sequence genome:
- the LOC111887849 gene encoding uncharacterized protein LOC111887849 — translation MASINRSLLITLISIYLGATIIALKFHDILPIYGLPKGILPNAVQSYYIIPTDGTFSVQLTRPCFVTFGVQIVFYNMNIIGRLSNGSVSVVSGIEEKESLSWMSVSGMDMESGSDMLVFNVTGGLRKKFPAALFKDVPDCDSEAYTHESESHSQSI, via the coding sequence ATGGCGTCCATCAACCGATCACTACTCATCACTCTGATCTCAATCTACCTCGGCGCCACCATCATCGCCTTGAAATTCCACGATATCCTCCCGATATACGGCCTACCAAAGGGGATCCTCCCCAACGCCGTCCAATCGTACTATATCATCCCCACCGACGGTACCTTTTCCGTTCAGCTCACGCGTCCCTGCTTCGTTACATTCGGCGTTCAGATCGTCTTCTACAACATGAACATCATAGGCAGATTGAGTAATGGATCGGTCTCTGTCGTCTCTGGTATTGAAGAAAAAGAATCTTTGTCGTGGATGAGTGTTTCGGGTATGGATATGGAATCGGGTTCTGATATGCTCGTGTTTAATGTTACGGGTGGTTTGCGGAAGAAATTCCCTGCTGCTTTGTTCAAGGATGTGCCCGATTGTGATAGTGAAGCTTACACACATGAATCAGAATCCCACTCTCAGTCGATTTAA
- the LOC111887851 gene encoding uncharacterized protein LOC111887851, translating into MDSDSDDNLVLHTLLSVAQDVIRQRGETSHREKKHRKYINRDREAVHELLVRDYFAPDSLYDLSKFEDRFRISRKLFLRIASDLERNYEFFQLRWDARGKRGFTTIQKCTAALRQLGYGITADASDEYLKMSERTGRDCTYLFCEYVIELYRDIYLRHPTKSDVEQLYATHEAKHGFPGMLGSIDCTHWEWSNCPNAWHGQFTRGDHGVPTVILEAAVSNDLWFWHAFFGMAGSNNDLNVLHASPIFNDILQGKAPDMSYVVNGNEYKYEYYLGDGIYPEYATFVKSFSFPADEKRKLFKLAQESAWKDVERAFGVLKQR; encoded by the coding sequence ATGGATAGTGATTCTGATGACAATTTGGTTTTGCACACACTATTGTCTGTGGCACAAGACGTGATTCGTCAGAGAGGCGAAACTTCACATCGCGAGAAGAAACATAGAAAATATATCAATCGGGATCGAGAGGCGGTACATGAACTTTTGGTACGTGATTATTTTGCCCCTGATAGTCTTTATGACCTTTCGAAATTCGAAGACcgttttcgtattagtagaaaATTATTTTTACGTATAGCTTCAGATTTGGAACGTAATTATGAGTTTTTCCAATTACGTTGGGATGCTAGAGGTAAACGTGGTTTTACTACAATACAAAAATGTACGGCCGCTCTTAGACAATTGGGGTATGGTATAACCGCAGACGCATCAGATGAGTATCTGAAAATGTCTGAGAGGACGGGTCGAGATTGTACATATCTTTTCTGTGAGTATGTTATAGAGCTTTACCGTGACATATACCTGCGACATCCGACTAAAAGTGATGTTGAACAGTTGTATGCCACACATGAAGCTAAACATGGTTTTCCAGGGATGCTTGGTAGtattgattgtacacattgggaGTGGTCAAATTGTCCCAATGCATGGCATGGTCAATTCACACGAGGAGATCATGGGGTCCCGACTGTTATACTGGAGGCGGCTGTTTCAAATGACCTATGGTTTTGGCATGCATTCTTTGGTATGGCGGGGTCAAACAATGACCTGAATGTGCTTCACGCGTCTCCGATATTTAACGATATTTTGCAGGGTAAAGCACCAGATATGTCATACGTTGTGAATGGAAATGAATACAAGTATGAATATTACCTAGGTGATGGGATATATCCAGAGTATGCTACATTTGTTAAATCTTTTTCGTTTCCAGCCGATGAGAAACGAAAATTGTTCAAGTTAGCACAGGAATCTGCATGGAAGGACGTTGAAAGAGCGTTTGGAGTCCTAAAACAAAGGTGA